The Zingiber officinale cultivar Zhangliang chromosome 2A, Zo_v1.1, whole genome shotgun sequence genomic sequence ttaCTCAACTTGTTTTAAATGTTAGTAAAAGCTCAATCCTAATGCACACATCCTCTACCAGAAGAAAGAAATTTTACCGGTACCATATAGTGAAAAGGTTGTTCGTCTGACTAGAACTAATCGTATGAAGCAACCTTAAAATGTGTCACAAGGCAcacccacaaaatacaaagaaaaatagCTAAAGATTAATTCCTACCCCTAAAATAATATATTAGGACACATATCTGCTTTTTAATTTCAGTTCATTGGacagtaaaaaaaaaaggaaacacaTCATATTATGAGAAATACATGTGACCAATGTCATTATGCCTTCACAATGTTAAAAGATTGGTGCTTTCAGAAGTTATATTTGTAATCAACTCAACTAATTTATTTGCATGTTCCATAAATTAATAAAATGCATCATTGCAAAGTTATTCAAATGACTATTTACTCATATAGAAACTTTTGTTTTGCCTAATAAATAGTTGTATGCTCACCTTTTTCCCGTAATCATTGTCATAGCACTCCAAGACTGCAAGCGAATCAAGCCCAGTCTTGGAAAAACAGGACCCCCACTCAAGGTATTTGTGCTTCAAAGCCAGGTCCTCAACACAATAGATGAAACTGAAATGTTCATTCTGTATAAGAAAATCAAATTATTAGCTGCaaggaaatataaaaaaaaatataacagaGAGAATGGTCTGTGCTACAGTTTTCAAAAATTGTCTGCATTTAGAATAAAAACTATATATTATCAAAATCAGACTTCCATAACTTTTTCTATCAAGTGTAAAACTGTAAATCTAAAGAATGTTGAATTTGTTACTTTTCACACTACGAATGAGAGCAAGATGCATGCTGACTACCATTTAACtaatctaatttttttattttgacgaAATTAACTAGAGCAATCAAAGTACTGAAGGAAATACAAGCCAAAAGTAAAAAATGGCACATGCCACTATGAGACCAATGGATAGATTAATTATTGAACCTCAAAAACATGCCATTACAAGATAGAAAGAAGGCAAAACATAATATGGAAATGCATGATCACACATGAGAACCATGTTTTCTACTAGACAGCATGTAGCAAGACTGCATTTTTTCTGAAAGGTCCCATCATGCTTTGCTTGGCATTTTATTTTTACATCAATGAGCACCAAAACAGTAAGTAGATAGCAGAGTCATATATGCATCAGTTCTTTCCACCAGTTATAATTTGCAAGAGTAAATTGTACTATGAGATAAAATTTCAGTACACTAGCTAGTGTATCATGATTTATATAGGGCATAAAGTTTCCATCCATTGTATGTGCTGATCTAGGAGCAACACTCATGTTACATCGTAAAAATGCTCTTATGATAGCACTGTGCAAATAAGAGTTAAAGGTTAATCCCAATTACGCCAACAGTTTACTCAGGTCCATTCTGACAATCCAAACTAGTCAAAATCGTAAACATCTTAGCTCAGAAGACCATATTAGATTAATCTGAGGAAAAAAGGAACTGCAGCGTTAAAATTACCAAATCAGGCCAGGTAGCAATGGCGCATGCTTCAACAGTGTTCAGTAAGCACTCATAGGGACCGTGCTGCAAAGAAATACAAAGTCAGCAACCTTCTTTTTCTAACAGTATATCATTAGTGCACATCAAATTCACAAGCATAAAATTAAGCTCTAAAACAAGCTTTCAAAAACCTGATTACCTGTCATCACACAAACCGTTTTCACTATGTTCAATTACTGAAACAGAAATCCTAGAGTGCAAGGAACTAGAAAAGAATACAAATCCGTTCGGCATAAGGAATTGATCGGAGGACGGAAATAGAAGACCTGGCAGGAGATGGTTCCGTTTCGGATCCTGGCGTTCCCGTAGGGAACGAGTTCGAGGTCAACGATAGAGATGAGGCCGTTTTCAAAGATCTTGGCTAGGTAGTTGACTATGAAGTTGGCGCTGTAAGGGCACAGGGTCTCGTAGTAGAGGGCCACCGAAACTTTGGAAGCTGAATCCGAGGACGCGACAGCGGCAGAGGTGGTGCGATACGAGACGGAGAGGACGAAGAAGGAAAGGAGAAGCAAGCGAAAGGAAGCCATGACAGGAGCAGTAGCGGAAGGGGAGATCGGGATCGGGATCGGTATGGAGGTCCAATttgtaattaattaaatcaaattattttctaattttaaaattaaaaaaaaatcctgaaagagaatgtttttctttatttatttttcaaaagtctAAATTGTTTGGAAAAGCGATGGATGGACTCTCATTTATGAAATTGATGGACGACaataatttcagaaaaataaataaacaaatacaaTAATTTTACAGGTTCgtgattttttaattaaaaataaagattatTATTTATAGTTTATCAAGCTATTTGATAAATAACTCCATTAATCGCAACTAAaagtatattattttttttattttcataattttaattattccaGTTATTAGTCTAAC encodes the following:
- the LOC122040924 gene encoding gamma-interferon-responsive lysosomal thiol protein-like; the protein is MASFRLLLLSFFVLSVSYRTTSAAVASSDSASKVSVALYYETLCPYSANFIVNYLAKIFENGLISIVDLELVPYGNARIRNGTISCQHGPYECLLNTVEACAIATWPDLNEHFSFIYCVEDLALKHKYLEWGSCFSKTGLDSLAVLECYDNDYGKKLELEYAAKTDALEPPHTYVPWVVVNGQPLYEEYEDVEAYICQAYTGETPNACTETSLITNRQNARTQVHVSFVDNISSRALNNERMIRTAA